The Hevea brasiliensis isolate MT/VB/25A 57/8 chromosome 1, ASM3005281v1, whole genome shotgun sequence genome has a window encoding:
- the LOC110671588 gene encoding mediator of RNA polymerase II transcription subunit 15a — translation MDNTNWRPNAQGGDPGIDTGDWRAQLQPDSRQRIVNKIMETLKRHLPFSGQEGLDELKKIAERFEEKIYTAAISQSDYLRKISLKMLTMESKSQKPQDHNQGQSLTMPLQVNQARQQLLSQNIQNNITSLGFQSSPSLTSALPAVSGLTQTSIPSVVGQNPNLQSISGVPQNTAGNSTGQGVTSNIFNNSQRQMAGRQQVVPQQQQQQSQNTPQYLFQQQLQQQLMKQKIQQGNRPHSLVQSHIQQQQQQQNLLQQTQLQSSQQSSMQTSSVMQPTMMQSVISGLQQSQPPAVQQSTQSMLQQHSHSVLRQQQQLQQPASIHQQQTPMMQQQLLPPQHQQQQLMGQQPNGTNMQQNQLIGQPNNVGDMQQQQQQQQRLLGQQNNLQNLQQQQQQHQQQQLMVQQNNLPSMHQQQLGSQSNVPGLQQQQQQQLLGTQTGNSSMQANQHSVHMLQQPKVPLQQQTATNMLTTQGQQSQPQLPQQQLMSQIQSQPTQLQQQLGLQQQSNPLQLDMQPRLQASSQGPGSLLQQQNVIDQQKQLYQSQRPLPETSSTSLDSTAQTGHANGGDWQEEVYQKIKAMKEMYLPELNEMYQKIATKLQQHDSLPQQPKSEQLEKLKIFKTMLERILAFLQVSKSNVLPGYKEKLGSYEKQITNFINTNRPRKPMTSLQQGQLPQPHIQQPQSQVPQVQSHDNQMNPHMQSVSLQGSLPTLQQNNMSSLQHNSLPSLSGFSTSQPNMMNSLQPTSNLDSSQGNAMSSLQQPVVGSLQQNPVSAAQQANINNLSSQSGLNMLQPNIPLQSNPNMLQHQHLKQQPEQQILQSQQLKQQFQQRQMQQQFMQKQQLLHQQQQQQLHQQAKQQMPSQMQGHQMPQVHQMNDVNELKIRQGMGVKPGVFQQHLPVGQRTTYSHQQMKPGSSFPISSTQLLQAASPQLSQHSSPQVDQQNVPSSLTKTGTPLQSANSPFVVPSPSTPLAPSPIPGDSEKPVSGISSLSNAGNVGQQQTTGAQATAPSLAIGTPGISASPLLAEFTGSDGAHGNALTTASGKSSVTEQPLERLIKAVKSMSPNALSASVGDIGSVVSMINRIAGSAPGNGSRAAVGEDLVAMTNCRLQARNIVTHDGMTGTRKMKRYTSAMPLNVVSSASSITDSFKQLNGPETSDLESTATSSVKRPRIEANHALLEEIREINQRLIDTVVDISEEDVDPTAAAAAAEGSEGTIVKCSFNAVALSPNLKSQYASAQMSPIQPLRLLVPTNYPNCSPILLDKLPVEISKEYEDLSVKAKSRFSICLRSLSQPMSLGEIARTWDVCARAVISDYAQQSGGGSFSSKYGTWENCFSAA, via the exons ATGGATAACACTAACTGGAGGCCTAATGCCCAAGGTGGCGACCCTGGAATTGACACCGGTGATTGGAGAGCTCAGTTGCAGCCTGATTCGCGACAAAGAATTGTCAACAAaat AATGGAGACATTGAAGAGACATCTTCCATTTTCTGGTCAAGAGGGACTAGATGAACTCAAGAAAATTGCTGAGCGGTTTGAGGAAAAGATTTACACTGCTGCCATAAGCCAG TCAGATTATCTACGGAAAATATCTTTGAAGATGCTTACAATGGAGTCCAAGTCCCAAAAGCCCCAAGATCACAATCAAGGGCAGTCACTTACTATGCCATTGCAAGTTAATCAGGCACGTCAGCAATTGTTATCCCAGAACATTCAGAATAATATTACATCTCTTGGGTTTCAAAGTTCTCCCAGTTTAACATCTGCACTGCCTGCTGTTTCTGGTTTAACACAGACTTCTATACCTAGTGTTGTTGGCCAGAATCCTAACTTACAGAGCATTTCTGGAGTTCCACAGAACACAGCAGGGAATTCAACAGGACAAGGGGTAACCTCCAATATTTTTAACAATTCTCAGAGACAAATGGCGGGAAGGCAACAGGTTGTTCCCCAACAGCAGCAACAACAATCCCAAAATACTCCGCAATATCTTTTTCAGCAACAATTACAGCAACAACTTATGAAGCAAAAGATCCAGCAAGGAAATCGACCACATTCACTTGTGCAATCTCACatccagcagcagcagcagcagcaaaaCCTATTACAGCAAACTCAGTTGCAATCTTCTCAGCAATCTAgtatgcaaacatcatctgttatGCAGCCTACTATGATGCAATCGGTAATTTCTGGTCTTCAACAGAGTCAGCCTCCTGCTGTTCAACAATCAACGCAATCGATGCTTCAACAACATTCACACTCAGTCCTCAGGCAGCAACAACAACTGCAACAGCCTGCTAGCATTCATCAACAACAAACACCAATGATGCAGCAGCAACTGTTGCCACCCCAGCATCAGCAACAGCAGCTAATGGGCCAACAACCTAATGGCACTAATATGCAGCAAAATCAGTTAATTGGACAACCAAACAATGTTGGAGAcatgcagcagcagcagcagcagcagcagagaTTACTGGGCCAGCAGAATAACCTTCAAAATCTGCAGCAGCAACAACAACAACACCAGCAGCAGCAGTTAATGGTTCAGCAAAATAACCTCCCAAGTATGCATCAACAGCAATTAGGCTCGCAAAGTAATGTCCCTGGTTTACAGCAGCAACAACAGCAGCAGTTGCTTGGAACCCAGACTGGCAACTCAAGCATGCAAGCTAATCAGCACTCTGTACACATGCTGCAACAGCCCAAGGTTCCATTGCAGCAGCAAACTGCAACTAATATGTTGACAACTCAAGGGCAGCAGTCACAACCACAGCTTCCACAACAACAATTGATGTCACAGATTCAATCACAGCCAACACAGTTACAACAACAGCTGGGTTTGCAACAACAGTCTAATCCATTACAACTAGATATGCAGCCAAGGCTCCAAGCATCAAGTCAAGGACCAGGTTCCTTGCTTCAACAACAGAATGTAATTGATCAACAAAAGCAATTGTATCAATCACAAAGACCTCTTCCAGAAACATCATCAA CATCTCTTGATTCGACAGCACAAACTGGACATGCAAATGGAGGCGATTGGCAAGAGGAAGTCTACCAAAAG ATCAAAGCCATGAAGGAAATGTACTTGCCCGAACTAAATGAGATGTACCAGAAAATAGCCACAAAGTTACAGCAG CATGATTCTCTTCCACAGCAACCCAAGTCAGAGCAGCTCGAGAAGCTAAAAATATTTAAGACCATGTTAGAGCGCATATTAGCATTCTTACAGGTTTCAAAAAGTAATGTTTTGCCTGGTTATAAGGAGAAGTTGGGTTCTTATGAGAAGCagatcacaaattttataaatacAAATAGACCCAGAAAGCCTATGACGTCACTTCAACAAGGACAACTTCCCCAGCCCCACATCCAGCAACCACAATCTCAAGTTCCTCAAGTGCAGTCCCATGACAATCAAATGAACCCTCACATGCAATCAGTGAGCTTGCAAGGTTCTCTGCCAACACTGCAGCAGAACAATATGTCAAGTTTGCAGCATAATTCTCTGCCTTCTTTATCAGGGTTTTCCACATCACAGCCAAACATGATGAATTCCCTGCAGCCAACGTCCAATTTAGATTCAAGCCAAGGAAATGCAATGAGCTCATTGCAGCAGCCAGTAGTAGGATCTCTACAACAGAATCCTGTGAGCGCTGCCCAACAGGCCAATATTAACAATTTGTCATCACAGAGTGGGTTAAATATGCTGCAGCCAAATATTCCACTTCAGTCAAATCCCAATATGCTTCAACATCAGCATCTAAAACAACAGCCAGAACAACAGATCTTGCAGAGTCAACAGCTCAAACAACAATTTCAACAGCGCCAGATGCAGCAACAGTTCATGCAGAAGCAGCAGTTGTTGCACcaacagcagcagcagcaatTGCACCAGCAGGCAAAGCAGCAGATGCCTTCACAAATGCAGGGGCACCAAATGCCACAGGTTCATCAGATGAATGATGTCAATGAGCTTAAGATCAGACAGGGGATGGGTGTTAAGCCAGGTGTATTTCAGCAACACCTCCCTGTAGGTCAGCGCACAACTTATTCCCATCAACAGATGAAACCAGGATCTTCATTTCCTATTTCTTCAACTCAGCTGCTTCAGGCTGCCTCCCCTCAATTATCACAGCATTCATCTCCACAAGTTGATCAGCAAAATGTACCATCATCTCTAACAAAAACCGGAACCCCTTTACAGTCTGCAAATTCTCCTTTTGTTGTCCCATCTCCTTCTACTCCTTTAGCTCCATCCCCTATACCAGGAGATTCTGAGAAACCAGTATCTGGTATTTCCTCTCTTTCAAATGCTGGAAATGTTGGACAGCAACAAACAACTGGTGCTCAAGCAACTGCTCCATCCCTTGCAATTGGCACTCCTGGGATATCAGCCTCACCTTTGCTTGCAGAGTTCACCGGTTCTGATGGTGCACATGGCAATGCTTTAACCACTGCTTCTGGCAAGTCAAGTGTCACAGAGCAACCTCTTGAGCGCTTGATTAAAGCG GTTAAGTCTATGTCCCCTAATGCATTGAGTGCCTCAGTCGGTGACATTGGCTCAGTTGTCAGTATGATAAACAGAATTGCCGGATCAGCCCCAGGTAATGGGTCTAGAGCTGCAGTTGGTGAGGATTTGGTAGCAATGACAAATTGTCGTCTTCAGGCAAGAAATATTGTGACCCACGATGGAATGACCGGGACAAGGAAAATGAAGCGATATACAAGCGCCATGCCCTTGAATGTTGTATCATCAGCTAGCAGCATAACTGACAGCTTTAAGCAGTTGAATGGTCCAGAGACATCTGATTTGGAGTCTACTGCAACATCAAGTGTCAAGAGGCCTAGAATTGAG GCTAATCATGCCCTTTTGGAAGAGATACGGGAAATAAATCAGCGACTTATAGACACAGTGGTTGATATTAGTGAGGAAGATGTTGATCCAACTGCAGCGGCTGCTGCTGCCGAAGGGAGTGAAGGAACCATTGTTAAGTGTTCTTTCAATGCTGTAGCTCTTAGTCCAAATTTGAAATCACAGTATGCTTCAGCACAAATG TCACCAATTCAGCCTCTTAGATTGCTCGTGCCTACAAATTATCCTAATTGTTCTCCAATTCTATTAGACAAATTACCGGTTGAAATCAG TAAGGAGTACGAGGATCTTTCAGTAAAGGCGAAGTCAAGGTTTAGCATCTGTCTCCGCAGCCTCTCACAACCCATGTCACTTGGGGAAATTGCAAGAACATGGGATGTTTGTGCCCGAGCTGTTATTTCCGATTATGCACAGCAGAGTGGAGGAGGAAGCTTCAGCTCAAAATATGGAACATGGGAAAACTGCTTTAGTGCAGCGTGA